In Amia ocellicauda isolate fAmiCal2 chromosome 5, fAmiCal2.hap1, whole genome shotgun sequence, a genomic segment contains:
- the cbx8b gene encoding chromobox protein homolog 8b yields MELSAVGERVFAAESIIKRRIRRGRMEYLVKWKGWSQKYSTWEPEENILDARLFAAFEERERERELFGPKKRGPKPKTFLLKAQAKAKAKAKTYEFRSDASRGMRVSYPGPESIITPRAREGLRTIVPTIFPPSTVNRGESVRIPPPEPVREHRPPGPERHGPDGLVSVPKKRGPKPKCRFKTNPTSLPAPEPSKRSRLEEQVGYAMAKYGPLESDKTASGLSVIQLARRKEVEPGYVQNQGRPVPTGSSHGYGPGSSAHLSRAGFQSSACRTKECPGGTASSYPRLKHLSKNHVYQSDSTDLCSPPSLVAKIPVSRILGEPEEDYWSPSLSNVEKVVVTDVTTNFLTVTIKESNTDQGFFKDKR; encoded by the exons ATGGAGCTGTCTGCGGTGGGGGAGCGGGTGTTCGCGGCCGAGTCCATCATCAAGCGCCGCATACGGAGG GGACGGATGGAGTACCTCGTCAAGTGGAAGGGCTGGTCTCAGAA GTACAGCACCTGGGAGCCGGAGGAGAACATCCTGGACGCCCGGCTTTTTGCAGCCTTCGAGGAGAG GGAGCGGGAGAGGGAGCTGTTCGGGCCCAAGAAGCGAGGCCCGAAGCCCAAGACGTTCCTGCTGAAG GCCCAGGCCAAGGCCAAGGCCAAGGCGAAGACCTACGAGTTCCGCAGCGATGCCTCCAGGGGAATGCGGGTCTCTTACCCCGGCCCGGAGTCTATTATCACCCCGAGGGCCAGGGAGGGCCTACGCACCATTGTGCCCACCATCTTCCCACCCAGCACTGTTAACAGAGGGGAGAGTGTGCGGATCCCACCCCCGGAGCCTGTCCGTGAGCACAGGCCCCCTGGCCCCGAGAGACACGGGCCCGACGGCCTGGTGTCGGTACCCAAGAAGAGGGGGCCCAAACCCAAGTGCCGCTTCAAAACAAACCCGACCAGCCTCCCGGCCCCGGAGCCCTCCAAGCGGAGCAGGCTGGAGGAGCAGGTCGGATACGCCATGGCGAAGTACGGACCTTTGGAGTCCGACAAGACGGCATCCGGGCTCAGCGTGATCCAGCTGGCCCGGCGGAAGGAGGTGGAGCCCGGCTACGTCCAGAATCAGGGGCGGCCGGTTCCCACTGGCAGTTCACACGGCTACGGCCCGGGGAGCAGCGCCCACCTGTCCCGAGCGGGATTCCAGTCGTCGGCCTGCAGGACTAAGGAATGCCCGGGTGGCACGGCCTCCTCGTACCCCAGATTAAAACACCTGTCCAAAAACCACGTGTACCAGTCTGACAGCACCGACCTGTGCTCACCGCCCTCCCTGGTGGCCAAAATCCCTGTGTCCAGGATCCTGGGGGAGCCGGAGGAAGACTACTGGAGCCCATCTCTGAGTAACGTGGAGAAGGTGGTGGTGACAGACGTGACCACAAACTTTTTAACTGTGACCATTAAAGAGAGCAACACGGATCAAGGCTTCTTCAAGGATAAAAGATGA
- the cbx4 gene encoding E3 SUMO-protein ligase CBX4, whose amino-acid sequence MELPAAGEHVFAVESIEKKRVRKGRVEYLVKWRGWSPKYNTWEPEENILDPRLLVAFQNRERQEQLMGYRKRGPKPKHLLVQLPAFARRSSILSGLQEASLDDDNRPKTDQVQSHRAQPQQYQLNSKKHHQYLPNSKESSAELPPISKKKYYYQLNSKKHHHYQPDPKMYDLQYQRAKEAKGPAAPPHSWSLPAALQHKWARDRDSGCLGHVKDLSVELKKLPAHLSSVEPSSNGVAGKDGSAGGVAAARGAVEAAVGHNGIGSKMKIVKNKNKNGRIVIVMSKYMESSLQPSKAKSRDPDSAEKQQRSERPEPDCAENLPDRTTVSDGRAMDSMASKDAKDQPCCAAPASPTQTNGHSPTAPAGLGGGAPEGEREPDVAGENKTEPGSPAEEEEPADDQPLQLTTKPNLTPWPFEMGVLSRLDQRRAVTGANMAHSRKRSLSQPDQDRGPCKRFLSSRSFSAPSSAPPPGQDKPIDLHLHHGYPLSTGQHYPFQDSNPEEPIDLSCVRPRAEADACTQAEREEPPREPEPAPPEAEDPLPHFQPFLGNIIITDVTANCLTVTFKEYITV is encoded by the exons ATGGAGCTGCCCGCCGCAGGGGAGCACGTCTTTGCAGTGGAGAGCATCGAGAAGAAGCGGGTCCGAAAG GGTAGAGTTGAATACCTGGTCAAGTGGAGAGGCTGGTCTCCGAA ATACAACACGTGGGAGCCAGAGGAAAACATCCTGGACCCGAGGCTCCTGGTCGCTTTCCAAAACAG GGAGCGGCAGGAGCAGCTGATGGGGTACCGGAAAAGAGGGCCCAAACCAAAGCACCTGCTGGTACAG CTCCCCGCCTTCGCCCGGCGATCCAGCATCCTCTCCGGGCTGCAGGAGGCATCTCTGGACGACGACAACCGACCCAAGACTGACCAGGTCCAGAGCCACCGGGCCCAGCCCCAGCAGTACCAGCTGAACAGCAAGAAGCACCACCAGTACCTGCCCAACAGCAAGGAGAGCTCGGCCGAGCTGCCGCCCATCAGCAAGAAGAAGTACTACTACCAGCTCAACAGCAAGAAGCACCACCACTACCAGCCCGACCCCAAGATGTACGACCTGCAGTACCAGAGGGCCAAGGAGGCGAAGGGCCCGGCCGCCCCGCCGCACAGCTGGAGCCTGCCCGCCGCCCTGCAGCACAAGTGGGCCCGTGATCGGGACTCAGGCTGCCTGGGCCATGTGAAGGACCTCTCCGTGGAGCTGAAGAAGCTGCCAGCGCACCTGTCCTCGGTGGAGCCGAGTTCAAACGGCGTGGCAGGCAAAGACGGCTCGGCTGGAGGGGTGGCAGCGGCCAGGGGGGCGGTGGAGGCGGCGGTCGGCCACAACGGCATTGGCAGCAAGATGAAAATTgtcaagaacaagaacaagaacggCCGCATCGTGATCGTCATGAGCAAGTACATGGAGAGCAGCCTGCAGCCGTCCAAGGCCAAGAGCAGGGACCCAGACAGCGCCGAGAAGCAGCAGCGATCAGAGCGGCCCGAGCCAGACTGTGCCGAGAACCTCCCGGACAGGACTACAGTTTCCGACGGACGCGCCATGGACAGCATGGCCTCTAAAGACGCTAAAGATCAGCCATGCTGTGCCGCCCCCGCCTCCCCCACACAGACCAATGGGCACTCCCCGACGGCCCCGGCAGGACTGGGAGGAGGGGCTCCGGAGGGGGAGCGGGAGCCGGACGTTGCTGGAGAGAACAAAACGGAGCCTGGGAGCCCGGCAGAGGAAGAGGAGCCGGCGGATGACCAGCCCCTGCAGCTGACCACCAAGCCCAACCTGACCCCCTGGCCCTTCGAGATGGGTGTGCTGTCGCGGCTGGACCAGCGCCGGGCTGTGACGGGCGCCAACATGGCCCACTCCCGCAAGCGCAGCCTCTCCCAGCCCGACCAGGACCGGGGGCCGTGCAAGAGGTTCCTGAGCTCCAGGAGCTTCAGCGCCCCCAGCAGCGCGCCCCCCCCGGGCCAGGACAAGCCCATTGACCTGCACCTCCACCACGGCTACCCCCTCAGCACCGGGCAGCACTACCCCTTCCAGGACTCAAACCCGGAGGAGCCCATAGACTTGAGCTGCGTGAGGCCCCGGGCCGAGGCGGACGCGTGCACACAGGCCGAGCGGGAGGAGCCCCCCCGGGAGCCCGAGCCCGCGCCCCCGGAGGCCGAGGACCCCCTGCCCCACTTCCAGCCCTTCTTGGGGAACATTATCATCACTGACGTTACGGCCAACTGCCTGACCGTCACCTTCAAGGAGTACATCACTGTGTAG